In bacterium, the DNA window ACGGCCTTATTGGCCCAACGGATCAGCTCCCCCGTGTTGTCGGTGGGGATGAGAAGCCGGACCTTGATGCCCTTGTTGTATTGCGGCCCGTTGGAATAGGGGTTGGTGTTGAGGGAAACCAGCATCAATCCCGCCACTTGGCCCTCCCGCCGCAGGCGGTTCGCGCATTGGGCCACGTGGGTGGCAAGGCCTTCCTTGACCTCCGATAACGACCCCACCTTGCGGCCGAAGGACCGGGCGCAGCCCACCCGCTTGCGCTTGGGCTTCACCAGTTCCAAGGGGATACAGGGCTCCCCCCTCAGTTCCCGCACCATGCGCATGCCCTCCACCCCCACCTTCTTGTCCACCCAATCGAGCGACGCGCGGCTCAAGTCCCAGGCGGTCTTGAGGCCGTGACAGCGGAAAAGGTCGGCCCGGGCGGGCCCGCATTTCCAGATGTCGGCCACATCGACCTTGCGAAGGGCCTGGTCCCGCAGGTCGGGGTCGGTCAGGTCGAGCACGCCTTGGGCCTCGGGGGATCGCTTGGCCAGTCGGTTGGCGACCTTCGCGAGCGTCTTGCTGGTGGCGATGCCCACCGACACCGGGATGCCCACCCATTGGAAGACCCTTTCCTTGATCTCCCGGCCCAGTTGGGTGTGGTCCGGGCGCATCAAGCCTTGCAGGGACACAAAGGCTTCGTCGATGGAATATTCCTCTACCGCCGGGCTGAACTGGCGCAAGGTCTCCATGACCCGGCTGGAAAGGTCTCCATAGAGGGTGTAGTTGGAGCTGAACACGAAGACCTTGTGGCGTTGGATGATGTCGCGGATCTCGAAGGCGGGCTGGGCCATGCCGATGCCCAGGGCCTTGGCCTCTTCCGAGCGGGCGACGGGCATGCCGTCGTTGTTGGAGAGCACGATGACGGGCTTGTTCATGAGGCGGGGGTTGTGGACCCGCTCGCAAGAGACGTAGAAGTTGTTGCAGTCCACCAGCGCCAAAGGATTTGGTTGTGTCATTAAGAACGAGCTCCGTGGGAATGGATGTTGTGGGTGACCACCCCGCAGACCTCGAAGCCTTCCATATCGGGGGTGATCTCCAGGGTGGGGTAGGCGGGGTTCTCGGGGGCGAGGAAGACCTTGCCTTTGACCAGCTTGAGGCGCTTGCAGACCAGGTCGCCGCCGAGTTTGGCCACGATGACGGCGCCGTTCTGGGCCTTGAGGGCCCGGTCCACCACCAGCAGGTCGCCGGAGAAGATGCCGGCACCGGTCATGGAATCGCCCGTCACGCGGAAGCAGAAGGTGGCGGCTTCGTGGCGAATGAGGTATTCGTTGAGGTCGAGACGCTTTTCGAGGTAGTCATCGGCGGGGGAGAAGGAGCCCGCGGAGATGCGGGTGAGATAGAGGGGGACCTTGAGGGCCTTTCGGATCTCGGGGGCGCTCAAAGGGCGCAGTTCGGGTGCCATGGATACCTCCGTGGATGGGCTTACGGACCGGCAGAGGTGGGGGAAAGTGTGGTGCCAGTGGGCTTGAAATGAAGTATACTCTTGTATACTATTGAAGCCGGAAGAGGTTTTTACGTCAAGCAGAACGAAAGGGGATGGCCATGGGAATGGACATTTTTGGGAAAGATCCACGGAACAAGGCTGGAGAATATTTTAGGGCCGACATGATCATGTGGGAGACCATTCACGCGATCTGCGATAAGGCGATAGCGGCGAGTGGTCTGCCTTTTGTTACGAAGGATTGGAGCTTTAATGATGGGCGGGGTTTGGCGGCCCAAGAACATTGCGATCTATTGGTTGTGGCGCTGAAAAAATATATAAAGGAAAATCCGCCGAAAAATGGAATTTTCAGGATCGAACAAAAGGTCTATGCTCAAAACGGAACGAATGGGTCGATCGGTGGGTCGAAAGCAACGATAAGATCCCCGTTCGAAGTATCGGCAAAGGAAATGAAGGAGTTCATCGCGTTCTTGAAGAATTGCGGTGGATTCGAGATCGACTGAGAACAAGGTCTGAAATTGAAGAAAGTGGGATCAAAAGAATTCATTCGAGACGGTAGAGCCCCCGTCCCATTGGATCCTAAACGCTCGATGATCATGAGCGCCATCCGGGCAAAAGGGACCGACCCGGAAGAGACCCTTATTTCTACTCTGCGGCGCTCCGGTATCAGAAGTGGTCGAAGGCACCTTAAAAAGCTTCCTGGTAGACCGGATCTTTCCTTTTTGGACCAGCGGATAGCCGTGTTCGTGAACGGCTGTTATTGGCATCGTTGCCCCTATTGCAAAAAGCCCCTACCTAAAAGTCATCGATCCTTTTGGCGGAAGAAATTCGAGGCCAATGTGGAAAGGGATAAAAGGAAGAACAGGGAACTGCGAAAGCTTGGGTGGAGGCCGATCGTTGTATGGGAATGCCGCTTGAAGAATGATCCGGAGAAACAGGTAGCTAGGATCAAGAAAATGCTTGATCTTCCATTAACAAAATGATTATGTTATGATCCGTCCCATGAAAAAGACCCGCAATAAAACCTCAAATTTGAGAGTGATCGAGCTCTTCGCTGGTGTCGGCGGCTTCCATATCGGCCTGAGCAGAGCCTCGAAAAAGTTCGAGATCGTTTGGAGCAACCAGTGGGAACCAGATTCCCGGACGCAATATGCGTCAAATGTGTACAAGAAGAGATTCCCGAACACGCCACATTCCAACGAGGACATTTCCACGGTGACGATTAGAGATATTCCAGATCATGATCTTTTGGTCGGAGGATTTCCTTGTCAGGACTATTCCGTTGCACGGACTTTAAATCAGGCGAAGGGGCTTGTTGGCAAGAAAGGTGTTTTGTGGTGGCAAATCTATCGAATATTGGACGAAAAAAAGAATAAACCTGCATACCTCATTCTTGAAAACGTCGATCGGTTATTGAAGTCACCTGCGAATCGGCGGGGTCGGGACTTTGCAGTAATGTTGGCTTCGTTATCGGATCTTGGTTATGCGGTGGAATGGCGAACGATAAATGCTGCGGATTATGGAATGCCGCAGCGGCGAAGAAGGGTTTTTTTTGTAGGGTATCACAAGGATTCTTTGCTCCACTCGAAACTGGTCAAAGATTGTTTGCCGTTGGAAATCCTCGAGGAAAAGGGTGTCATTGCAAAAGCATTTCCGGTGGAAAAGATACATTTACCTTTGGTGAATGTTGAACACGAATTAAAGGGTGATCTTGCGAACATAACCGAGAGGTTTAATATCAATAATCCAAAGATTTCTCCGTTTCATAAAGCGGGTTTTATGGTGGATCGTCGTTTTTGGACTTTCGATGTTAAACCTCTTTATGCGGGAAAAAGGAAAACGTTGGGGGATGTTTTAATAAAGGGCAAAGTCCCGGAGTCTTTTTATATCGAAAAAGAAGATTTTGAAAAATGGAGATTTTTAAAAGGTGCTAAAGATTTACAAAGGGTTAGCAAAAGGACTGGGCATAAGTATCAATACAACGAAGGCCCAATGTCTTTTCCTGATAAATTGGATTTCCCGTCTAGAACCATCATTACCGGTGAAGGTGGTAGCACACCATCAAGATTCAAACATGTCGTAAAAGATAAATCAGGGCGGTTGCGGCGTTTGTTGCCAATAGAATTAGAGCGTTTAAATACGTTCCCTGATAATCACACCGCAGGAATTCCTGATATCAAAAGAGCGTTTATGATGGGAAATGCGTTGGTTGTTGATATTGTGAAACAATTGGGAAAAGCACTTATTTCCCATCTCGATAGTTGAGGGGTATTTCTCGGACTTCCCCGTATTTTCTGCCGTTTTGATGTTTTTTGTGTTCGATTAGGAAGGTTTCTGGAGGCGTCAAGCCGATGAGTAGAATCGGCACGGTAAGAATGTTCATCATTGGTTTCAGGTAACTCTGGAATTTTTCGTAGGTTCCCACCGCGCTATCGAATCCCCCTGCGGCTTTCATTTCATCCGTTGCAGTAATAATGATCCCTAAGCTGGTCTGGATTGCCTTTTTAACATGGTTTTGTTCCCCAGATAAGACCGGCTTGATTAGGTTCCAAGCGGTAGCCTCGCCGTGATTGAAAGCAACCTCGATAGCCACCTGACCCCGGACAAAATCCAATCTCCAACGATCATCACGGTACTGGTCATCTTGAAAGATCGCGCTTTCTGCGGCCCATCCTTCTCTTACAAGGTCCTCTTTCAAAAGATCGTTTATGGTGGCGGAAATGCTCTTGTGTAATAAGTAATCTTTTTTGAAATGATTGATCAAACGTTTATCAGAGATTCCGCCCAAAACCCGTTCAACTGACTGCCATTCATTGATGTAATTGGGGTGTGTGGTAAGTAAAAATTCGGCATTTCGGTGAGATTCGGTTACGTATTTCAAACGGGATTCATCCTTTATGGTCGCAACGTTAAGAATTTTAGAGGGGGTGTGCTTAACTAAGAATCCTTTTTTAAGCTCTTGAGTAAAAATCCTTTAAATCAGGTGTTATTCCATTGTTTGAAGGGGTCAGGGCAATAGGTTTAATGAGTTTTCAAGGTTGTCCAAAAATGGCAAGATGCACACGGCCCTTTTTGGCCCTAATGGTGAACGATGAAGAAAAAAGATAAAAGCACGAAGATCCTCGATAAGATCTTTTTTTCAAAGTTTAAAAAAGGTGTTGAAAAGGTCGAATTTGAAAGGACAGAGATAACGGACGTATGCAAAAAAATGAAACTGAGCCCTCCTAAAAATTTAGGTTCATTAATATATGGGTTCAGATATAGGGACAAAAGCGCCAGGAAAATTCGCGCCACCGCACCGAGTGGTAAATTTTGGGTTCTTTTGGGGGCCGGCAAAGGGCGTTATGCTTTTGTTCTTAGGGATTTAAGTTACATCATCCCTAAGGAAGGTTTAGAAATTATCGAGATCGCTGATTCGACGCCGGGATTGGTTCAAACCTATGCCTTGAACGATGAACAAGCTCTTTTAGCGAAATTGCGTTACAACCGGATCATCGATATTTTTACAGGTGTTACATGTTTTTCCCTTCAAAACCATATGAGGACACAATTGCCTGGGGTTGGACAAGTGGAAACGGACGAGATTTATGTTGGGGTTGATGGCAATGGTCAAAAACATTTTTTCCCGGTCCAGGCAAAAGGTGGAGCAGATAAATTGAATATTGCTCAGATTGA includes these proteins:
- a CDS encoding Y-family DNA polymerase, which gives rise to MTQPNPLALVDCNNFYVSCERVHNPRLMNKPVIVLSNNDGMPVARSEEAKALGIGMAQPAFEIRDIIQRHKVFVFSSNYTLYGDLSSRVMETLRQFSPAVEEYSIDEAFVSLQGLMRPDHTQLGREIKERVFQWVGIPVSVGIATSKTLAKVANRLAKRSPEAQGVLDLTDPDLRDQALRKVDVADIWKCGPARADLFRCHGLKTAWDLSRASLDWVDKKVGVEGMRMVRELRGEPCIPLELVKPKRKRVGCARSFGRKVGSLSEVKEGLATHVAQCANRLRREGQVAGLMLVSLNTNPYSNGPQYNKGIKVRLLIPTDNTGELIRWANKAVEKIYKAGLIYKAACVELGDLMPNDQIQQALFVPQDRSPCSETTSRGTSLGSAGPRDEVYEIPNRDRLKDVRLMKALDRIGRDFGAGRLRYLSEGLVRDWDTRFSSRSARYTTRWEELLTVRAS
- the umuD gene encoding translesion error-prone DNA polymerase V autoproteolytic subunit yields the protein MAPELRPLSAPEIRKALKVPLYLTRISAGSFSPADDYLEKRLDLNEYLIRHEAATFCFRVTGDSMTGAGIFSGDLLVVDRALKAQNGAVIVAKLGGDLVCKRLKLVKGKVFLAPENPAYPTLEITPDMEGFEVCGVVTHNIHSHGARS
- a CDS encoding very short patch repair endonuclease is translated as MIMSAIRAKGTDPEETLISTLRRSGIRSGRRHLKKLPGRPDLSFLDQRIAVFVNGCYWHRCPYCKKPLPKSHRSFWRKKFEANVERDKRKNRELRKLGWRPIVVWECRLKNDPEKQVARIKKMLDLPLTK
- a CDS encoding DNA cytosine methyltransferase, producing MKKTRNKTSNLRVIELFAGVGGFHIGLSRASKKFEIVWSNQWEPDSRTQYASNVYKKRFPNTPHSNEDISTVTIRDIPDHDLLVGGFPCQDYSVARTLNQAKGLVGKKGVLWWQIYRILDEKKNKPAYLILENVDRLLKSPANRRGRDFAVMLASLSDLGYAVEWRTINAADYGMPQRRRRVFFVGYHKDSLLHSKLVKDCLPLEILEEKGVIAKAFPVEKIHLPLVNVEHELKGDLANITERFNINNPKISPFHKAGFMVDRRFWTFDVKPLYAGKRKTLGDVLIKGKVPESFYIEKEDFEKWRFLKGAKDLQRVSKRTGHKYQYNEGPMSFPDKLDFPSRTIITGEGGSTPSRFKHVVKDKSGRLRRLLPIELERLNTFPDNHTAGIPDIKRAFMMGNALVVDIVKQLGKALISHLDS
- a CDS encoding BglII/BstYI family type II restriction endonuclease, coding for MKYVTESHRNAEFLLTTHPNYINEWQSVERVLGGISDKRLINHFKKDYLLHKSISATINDLLKEDLVREGWAAESAIFQDDQYRDDRWRLDFVRGQVAIEVAFNHGEATAWNLIKPVLSGEQNHVKKAIQTSLGIIITATDEMKAAGGFDSAVGTYEKFQSYLKPMMNILTVPILLIGLTPPETFLIEHKKHQNGRKYGEVREIPLNYRDGK
- a CDS encoding endonuclease, whose product is MKKKDKSTKILDKIFFSKFKKGVEKVEFERTEITDVCKKMKLSPPKNLGSLIYGFRYRDKSARKIRATAPSGKFWVLLGAGKGRYAFVLRDLSYIIPKEGLEIIEIADSTPGLVQTYALNDEQALLAKLRYNRIIDIFTGVTCFSLQNHMRTQLPGVGQVETDEIYVGVDGNGQKHFFPVQAKGGADKLNIAQIDQDFGVGGHKFPDLYCRPIAAQFMDDNVIAIFEFAKGEARISIRNEKHYKLVPASKDQKGHS